The genomic segment TATCTGCATGCCGAGCAGCTGTCGTTCGACGACCCTGAGACAGGCGAACGACTCACTTTTCATTATCCTTCTCCCTTTTAAAGCATTATGAGTAAAGAGATATCATCACCCATCTTAGAACTACAGCGACAGCGCACCCTGCTCCAGATGGAGTACGACGAAGAGAAACGCGCTTTCCAGCAACAAACTGAGGCTCTTGGCATGTTGCGTCGCGTGAAGCGTGGCGACGCCTGGATGCCCCTGCGTGTGGGCAAGTCGTATTTCAACTCGCTGAACCAATACTGCGTCGAGGTGTTTCGCCAGTCCGATGATGATACCGACCATAATTTCGAGTTTGGCCGTCCTGTGCAGTTCTTTGTCCAGCACGAACAGGCCATCCGCTTCTTTGCCGCCACTGGCACGGTGAGCTATGTCGATGGCGACCGCATGGTCATTGCCGTGCCCGATAGCTTTTCCGTGGCCGACCTCCAGATCACAGACGGTCTGCTGGGCGTGCAACTCTTCTTCGACGAGACCTCCTATCGCTTGATGTTCGACGCCCTCGACCGCACGATGCGTGCCAAGGGGCGCCTGGCCTATCTGCGCGACCTCTTCTATTCCCATCAGAAAGCTGAGACCTTCTCGTTTCCCGATATGGGTTTTTCCTATCTGAACGCCACCCAGCAACATGCTGTCAACGAGGTGCTGCGCGCCAAGGATGTGGCCATCGTCCATGGTCCTCCAGGCACAGGTAAGACCACCACCCTTGTTGAGGCCATCTACGAGACCCTCCGTCGCGAGAGTCAGGTGCTGGTGTGCGCCCAGAGTAATATGGCTGTCGACTGGATCAGTGAAAAACTCGTTGACCGTGGTCTTAACGTCCTGCGTATAGGTAATCCTGTGCGTGTCGACGACAAGATGCTGTCGTTCACCTATGAGCGCCGTTTCGAGGCCCATCCCGACTATCCCCAGCTGTGGGCCATCCGCAAGAACATACGTGAGTTGCGCAGTCAGCGCAAGCGCACAGACAACTGGCACCAGAAGATGGACCGCCTGAAGAGTCGTGCCACAGAGCTCGAGATACGCATTAATGCCGAACTCTTTGGCGAGGCGCGTGTCATTGCCTGCACACTGGTGGGCTCCGCCAACCGACTGCTCGACGGCATGAAGTTTGGCACCCTCTTCATCGACGAGGCCGCTCAGGCCCTTGAGGCTGCCTGCTGGATCCCCATCCGCCGTGCTGGTCGCGTCATCCTGGCTGGCGACCACTGTCAGTTGCCCCCCACGGTGAAGTGCTACGAAGCCATGAAGGGTGGCCTGGGACGCACGTTGATGGAGCGTATTGCCGAGCAGAAGCCAGAGGTGGTCACCCTGCTCCGCATCCAGTATCGCATGCACGAAGACATCATGCGCTTCTCCAGCAACTGGTTCTATCACAACCAGATGGTGGCCGCTCCAGAGGTACAGCATCGCAGCATCCTCGACCTCGACCTGCCCATGACGTGGATTGACACCTCGTTGTACGAGGGTAAGGAAGAGTTTGTGGGCGAGTCGTTCGGACGTGTCAACAAGACCGAGGCCGAGCTCACGCTCCTCTCGCTGCAGGCCTACTTCGAACTCATTGGCAAGCAGCGCATCCTCGATGAGCGCCTCGATGTGGGCATCATCTCGCCCTATCGTGCCCAGGTGCAGTATCTACGTTCACAGATACGCAAGAAGGAGTGGCTGAAGCCCTTCCGTACACGCATCAGCGTCAACACCGTCGACGGCTTCCAGGGACAGGAGCGCGACATCATCATCATCTCGCTGGTGCGTTCTAACGACGACGGACAGATAGGCTTCCTTCGCGACCTGCGCCGCATGAACGTTGCCATTACCCGTGCCCGCATGAAACTCATCATCCTGGGCGACCGTCAGACGCTGACCCGTCATCCGTTCTATCGCAAGCTATGGGACTATGTAGAATCACTGAAACAAACCACATGACGGCAAAGGAACTATACGATATCATTCAGGAGCTGGCCATAGACGAGCCCTCAACCCAGAATCTCCGACAGTTGCACGAGGTCCTCTCGCTGACGGCTGCCGAGGGCTGTCGCTCGCAGGGTGGCACTTTTGGAAACCTCTTTTCGCAGATTGACTTCGTGTGCAAGCATAATGGACTAAAGTCGCACCAGAAATGGGCCATCCAACAGGCCCGCCGACGCTCTGCTCACGCCTTGTCCAATGCCATTTCCCCTTATTCTCTTGACGACTGGCACTATGATCTGCGAGCCGTCACCCTGCTCATCTCTGCCGTCTTCCACGAGGATGTGCCTGGCAGTCTGCTGCAACTGCTGCCTGTTAACCTGCAGCCCCAGCCCTCTCAGCTCAGCATCAATAAGCGCTATGTCCGTTGTATCGTGCGCTCGTTCGATGTCACCACGATAACAGCCGACACAGAAGATGGCGAGATCCTTGTTGACTATGGAAATACGGAGGGTGGGCGCGACTTTGCCTATCTGCAGAAGGTACTGCGCGAGGGCATGCAACTCAACCTTCTGGACTGCCATCAGTCCTCCTCTCAGCCCTCACCCCTCAGCTCTCACCCCTCTATCATCCCAGGCATCATCGTTGTCGAGCCCGACTTCATGCTCGACATCTCGTCGCTGGCCGCCTGCTTCACGGCCTATGGCCATCATCCGTTGCTCTATACTGTGAACCGTCTGAAGCCCAAACCCAACACGCAGGCTGTGTTATTGGGAAACTTCGCAGGCACGGCCCTCGACGATATCATCCACCATCCTGAAGCCACCCTCCAGCAGTCGCTCCAGCGCTCCTATCGCGAGCAGGCCGACCGCTTTGCCGCCTGCGACGACTTCAACCAGGAACGGTTCGAGCAGATGGCAGCCGAGCAGATGGAAAACATCCGTCAGGCCATCAAGTTGCTGGCGCCAGCCTATCGTTCCTATCTCCTCGAGCCCTCTTTCGTTTGCGAGAAGCTGGGACTGCAGGGACGTGTCGACCTGATGACAGCCGACATGGGACTGCTGGTAGAACAGAAGTCGGGCAAGAACCAGAAGATAGAATACCTGAGTCACGATGCCCACGGCCTGCAGTTGGAGAACCACTATGTGCAGCTGCTGCTCTACTACGGCGTCCTGCGCTATAACTTCGACAAGAGCGACAGTCAGGTGGACACCCGCCTGCTCTATTCGCGCTATGCCCCAGATAAGGGTTTGGTGGCCGTCAACTACTATCGCACCCTGTTTCGCGAAGCCATCAAACTCAGAAATCAGATTGTAGCCACAGAACTCCTCATCGCTCGCGATGGCTTTGGTCGCATCCTGCCATTGCTCACGGCCGATGTCATCTATCGTGATGTGACTCGCGATGGCTATTTCCATCAATATATCCAGCCCGATATAGATACCCTCAACGCCCAACTCACCTCGCTCACTCCCCTTGAGCGCGCTTACTACGAGCGCATGATGACCTTCGTCTATCGCGAGCAGCGCGCCCAGAAGTTGGGCAGCAGCGAGCAGACCTTGCATCATGCTGGCGGCTGTGGCAGCGACCTGTGGCTGCAGCCCCTCAGCGAGAAGCAGGAACAGGGCAATATCATCATGCCCCTCACCATTGTGAAGCAAGAGAAGACCGACCCCGATGGTGGCTTTGACCGTATCACCCTGAAGGTCCACTCACCTCTCACCTCCACCCCCTCACCCCTGAACTTCCGTCCAGGCGATATGGTCTATCTGTATCAGTATACGGACACCCCCGATGTCAGGAAGAGCATTCTCTATAAGGGTTCTATTGACGATTTCCAGGATGGCAAGGTCATCATCCTGCTGAACGACGGACAGCAGAACCCAGACATCTTCTGCGCATCCGACCGTCTGTGGGCCGTTGAGCATGGTGGCAGCGATGTGGGTACGAACAGTAATATCCGCAGTCTGCACCAGTTCATCCTGGCCAAGCAGCGCCAGAAAGACCTGCTCTTAGGTCAGCGTGCACCTGAGGCCGATACCTCGCTCACCCTCACAAGAGCTTATCATCCCCATTACGACGACATCGTGCTCAAGGTGAAGCAGGCACGCGACTACTTCCTCCTGGTGGGTCCTCCAGGCACAGGCAAAACCTCTATGGCCCTCCGTTTCATTGTCGAGGAAGAACTGTCCTCTCACCCCTCATCCCACACTCCTCGGCCCTCCATCCTCCTGATGGCCTACACCAATAGGGCTGTCGACGAGATACGCTCAATGCTCGACGAAGCAGGACTGGCCAACGACGAGCGCATCCTGGTGGGCACCACCTCGATGATGCAGGCACGTCCCTTCCTGCTGTCGGGCCGCCATTTCTCGCTGGCCATTGTCGACGAGGCCTCGCAGGTGCTGGAGCCAGGACTTATCGGCTTGCTGAGTCATGAGCAGATAGACCGTTTCGTACTTATTGGCGACCACAAGCAACTGCCTGCCGTGGTGCAGCAGAACCCAGAGGAGACACGCGTAGAAGAACCCCTGCTGCAGGCCATCGGCCTTTCCGACTGCCGCCAGTCACTCTTCCAGCGCCTTTATAACTGGGAGTGCGCGCAAGGGCGCAGTCAGTTCATTGGCACCCTCACCCACCAGGGACGCATGCATCCTGAGGTGGCCCAGTTTGCAGGTCAGCATTTCTATGGCTCGTGGCTCACGCCAGTGCCTCTGCCCCATCAGCAGGAGACCACACTCAACTACACCCTGCCTGCCCAGGATATTATTGATGAGATGCTGAAGACCCGTCGCATGGCCTTCTTCGAGGGTGACACCTCGATGGTCATCACACTGGCGCAGCGCATCCGTCGTTTCTATGGCGACCGTTTCAATCCAGACAAGACCCTGGGCATCATCGTCACCTATCGCAAGCAGATTGCAGCCATCCGCGATGCCGTGCCGGGTGTCAGCATCGACACGGTGGAGCGCTATCAGGGCTCGCAGCGCGATGTGATTATCTACGACTTTGGTGTCAGCCGCCTTTTCCAGCTCGACTTCCTCACCGCCAGCACCTTCGTTGACGACCAAGGGCAGGTGGTAGACCGTAAGCTCAACGTGGCTTTGACGCGTGCCCGCAGGCAGATGCTGATGGTGGGCAACGCACACATATTGTCCCACAACCCCCTATTACGTCAGCTAATCAACAATTTTTCGACAAAACTGTAGGCGTTTTCCAGGAAAATGCGTAAATTTGTCCGCAAATTAAACCTTTTAATAAACTAAAAGAGTATGAAAAAAGTAAGTTTAAAGGCAGCATGTGTGCTGCTGGCAGGTAGTTTCCTGTGCAGTTCGTGTATTGGTTCATTCAGCCTCTTCAACGGTTACGAGAAGTGGCAGTGCAACATGACCAGTAACAAGTATGTCAATGGTATCGTAGGTCTGATTCTTCAGCCTATCGTAGGTGGTATCTGCCTTACTGTTGACGCTGTAGTTCTGAACACCATCGAGTTCTGGACAGGTAGCAATCCTCTGGCTGCTAACCAGGTGAAGACCGTGATGGGACAGGACGGCCGCTACTATGCCATCAAGACCCTGAAGAACGGTTACGAGGTGAAGTCGCCCACTGGCGAGAAGACCCTCTTCATCCATAACGCCAATAACGACTCTTGGTCAATGACCCAGAACGGTGTAACCAAGGAGATCATCCGTTTCAATGCCGACGGCACCATCCAGGCCACTCTGCAGAACGGCGAGAAGCTCAACGTGAGCAACGACGAGGCTGGCGTGATGCAGGTTCGCGAGGCTGTTTACAACGAGAACTGCTACGCTATGCGCTAAGCTATCGTATTAACATAACAAATAAAGATGGAGAGCAAACAGTTTGCCCTCCATCTTATTTTATGGTCTTTTCTTTCTTACCAGCGGTCCTTGGTCTGGATATCGTCGGCCCAACGGTGGTCCTTGGGGAAGGGCTGGCCGTTCCAGGCCTTCACCTGTGTCCAGGGCTCAGCCTTGCAGGTCCAGAAGTCGTGGTCGGCAGGCAGTCCCAGGGGCATCAGCGACAGCGAGGTGAGATACAGCGAGCCGTTGTTCGTATACCAGTCGGCCACCTCAGGCTGATGGCCGCAGAAGCCGATGGTGAGGAAGCCTGCGTCGTTGTAGTTCTTCTGCTGGTCGTACATGCGATGCATCGTCTGTGTCAGGGCAGCGCGCACCTGTCCGTTGCTCAGTTCCTTGGGCAGTTTCTGGTACCATGCCGTCAGCGCCAGGGGCTGTAGGGCAGCCATGCGATAGGGGATAGAGCGGCCGAACACAGGGAAGGTGCCCTCAGGCGAGATGAAGCGCTCGAGCACGATGCTGAGTTTCTGCGCACGCTTCAGGGCACGCTCGTAGTATTTCTTGTATTCCAGTCGTGTGTTGGCCTTGGCGTCAATCATATTTTGCAGGGTCTCCAGGTACATCGAGTGGAACACATAGCTCGAATAGTAGTCGAAGGCGAAGTGAGGACCATCGGCATACCAGCCGTCGCCCACATACCATTCCTCCATCTTGCGGATGGTCATCATCACACGGAAGTCGTCGTACTCTTTCAGTCCAGCGGCCTTGGCAATGAAGCTCTCGATGACGCTCGAGAACAGGAGCCAGTTGGTGTAGGGCGGCTCAATGCTGCGCAACTTCTTGAACTCGTTGATATAGCGGTCCTTGGTCACCTGGTCCAGGGGCATCCACAGGGCATCGTAGCCACGGATAAACGACTCAGCGATATAGGCGGCATCCACCAGGTTCTGACCAGCCGCACCCCAGCACAGGTAGTCGGCACTCTCTGGGTCCACGCTGTTCTTATACGAGGCCAGGGCCCATTCCTTCAGTTGGCGGCGCTGCTGTCCCTCAGCGGTATTGTCCTCGGGCAGTGCCAGCCAGGGCGCGATGCCAGCCATCAGTCGGCCGAAGGTTTCCATATAAACCACCTTGCGGTTGCGACTGTCGAACGAGGGCGAGAACTCCGTCTTCATGTTCTTCTGCAACTCGCCCTTGGCCATGTTCTCCAATACGGGCTGAGCCATCTTCCACGCCTCCTGGCACCAGTATTCGCGGTCTGACAGCTGTTTGGTGGTTTTCTTTTTCGCATTTACAGGCATCATGGCCGAAAGTGCGCAAAAAGTAATTAAAAGTAGTAAAATGCGTTTCATTTTGATAGATTTGATTAGTTTTGTTGGTGCAAAGTTACGAAATTGTTACCCATTTCTTTGTTAGAATGAAAATAATCACTACCTTTGCATCGATATTTTCATAAATTTTAACTAAAACTATTGTATTACGCGGTATGAAAAAACAAACATGGATGACGGCAACGCTGGCCGTGGCGATGGCAGTATTTAGTAGTACTGCCGCAATGGGACAACAAAGGTCGGATGCAGACATCGACTGGATGAAGGACTTTACCAGTCGCATCACACTGAATGGCTATGCGCAAGCAGGCTGGTCGTACCAAGACCCCAGTGGACAGAAGACCAACTCCTACAACCTGAAACGAACACTACTCTGGGCCAAGGCCCGCATCACAGACCGATGGTCGTTCCTCTTTATGCACGACTTCTCGAGCGTTCCGCAGGAATTCTATACTGACTACCGCGTGACCAAGAACAACGCGCTGACCGTCCGCTTCGGACAGTTTAAGCACTCCTACACCATGGAAAACCCAATGTCACCCACTCAACTCGAACTGATTGATGTCTATTCGCAGGCCGTGCTCTATCTGGCTGGCGAGGGTCCTGACCCGTTGAATGGTGTGAACTATGGTCGCGACCAGGGCCTGATGGTCTTTGGCGACCTCTTTAAAAACACCTTGCACTATGAGCTGGCGCTGATGAGTGGCCAGGGCATCAATCGCAAGGACCAGAACAATCAGAAAGATCTTATTGCGAAACTGGAGCTCCGTCCCATCGACGGCCTGCGCGTTGTGGGCTCAGGCTATCTGGGCACAGGCAATGCTGTCGACTCGGCCGCCTGGAACACCATCAGAAAGGGACAGAACTACAAGCGCAATCGCTATAGCGTGGGTGCTGAGTATAAGACCAGCGCCTACTGCCCAGGACAATACAAGGAGGCCCGTCCTGCCAGCATCCGTGCTGAGTGGCTGGGTGGTAAGGATGGCGATGTGAACAGTCGTGGCGGCTATGTCACCACGTGCATCCCTGTCTATGATGCCCTCGATGTGGTGGCCTCTGGCGAGACCTTCGATCGCAACACCAAGGTGGCAGGCTGGGACCAGACCAACCTCACCTTAGGACTGCAGTATTGGTTCTATAAGAAATGCCGTGTGCAGCTGCAGTATACGCGCTGCCTCTGTGGCGAACAGATATCATCAAAGGATTACAACTGGCTGCAGGCGCAGGTGCAGGTGGCCTTTTAATTGAAAGTTGAAAAAGTGAAAGTTGAAGCGTTATGATCATAAAAGTTCTTTTAACGATAATATTCCTGGTTGTGATGGTGGGTGTGGGACTCTACTCGCGCAAGCAGGCCAGCAGTGTGGATGGTTTTGTGCTGGGCGGCCGTTCAGTGGGCCCATGGCTCACGGCCTTCGCCTTTGGCACCAGTTATTTCTCGGCCGTGGTCTTTGTGGGCTATGCTGGTCAGTTTGGCTGGAAGTACGGCCTGTCGAGCACCTGGATAGGTGTGGGTAATGCCGTCATTGGCTCGCTCCTGGCATGGATACTACTGGGACGGCGTACCAAGCTGATGACCCAGCATATCGAGAGTCGCACCATGCCCGACTTCTTCGGCACGCGTTTTCAGAGTCAGGGACTGCGTGTGGTGGCTTCCGTCATCGCCTTCGTCTTTCTGATTCCCTATACGGCAGGTGTCTATAAAGGCATCTCCACACTGTTCGAGATGGGCTTTGGCATTCCTTACGAGTATTGTGTGGTCATCATGGCCATCCTCACTGCTGTCTACGTTATCCTGGGTGGCTATAAGGCCACAGCCATGAACGACTTTATTCAGGGCATCATCATGCTCTTTGGCATCGTGGCTGTCATCGTGGCTGTGTTGGTGAACAATGGTGGCTTTGTTGAGGCCGTGTCAAAGTTGGCCGCCGTGCCTGCCGATGCCCCTGTAGGCGGCGACAGTGTCGCCGCAAACATGGAAGGTGTCTTTGCCTCGTGGTTTGGTCCTGACCCTTGGGGCTTATTGGGCGTGGTGGTCCTGACATCGCTGGGCACCATGGGCTTGCCCCAGATGGTGGGTAAGTTCTATTCCATCACAGACGAGAGCGCCATCAAGCGTGGCACTATCATCTCCACCGTCTTTGCCTTCATCGTGGCTGGCGGCTGTTATTTCCTGGGTGGCTTCGGCCGACTCTACGACCCTGTGATTGGGGCCAATGGCAAGATTGCTTTCGACTCTATCGTGCCTGCCATGCTGGTCACCCTGCCCGATGTGCTCATCGCCCTGGTGGTACTGCTGGTGCTGAGTGCCTCTATGTCGACGCTGGCCTCGCTGGTGCTCACCTCTTCGTCAACGATGACTCTCGACCTTATCTATCGCGATAAGAAGTCGCTCGACGGCGAGGTGGAGGAGGGTGCCATTGACGATGTGGTGGCCGAAAAGATCGAGCGTCGCAAGGTGGTCATCATGCGTGTGCTCATCGTTTTCTTCATCGCCATCTCACTGCTCATCGCCCTCAATCCGCCCACGTTCATTGCCCAACTCATGGGCATCTCATGGGGTGCGCTGGCTGGTGCCTTCCTGGCTCCGTTCATGTTGGGACTCTATTGGCGTGGTGTCACCACGGCCTCTGTCTGGGCTTGCTTTGCCTGGGGTGTGGGCCTCACAGTGGTCAACATGCTCATTGGCAATCCCATCAACCCCATCAACTGTGGTGCCATTGCTATGCTTGGGGGCTTCCCTGTGGTGTTCCTTGTGAGCTTGCTCACTCCAAAGTTGCCACAGAAGGATGTGAATCAGATTTTCTTGTGCTATAAGAAGTAACTCTATTCTTTCAAACATAATTTTCTTTTTCACAACCACCCAACCCTCCTTATCCTCTTTTCAAAAACAACCCCAACCCCTTCTTACCTTTAAGAAGGGTTTCTTGCGTCCCTTCGGTGGCAAGCGTCGCAAGCGCCGAGGCAACCCACCCCCGGCCCCCTCCCTCTCCAGGGAGGGCTCCAACCGACTACGGGCAGCGGCCGCCCTTCGTCAGGGTTTTGGTATCCTTGACCCATCAAAGGGTCAAGGATGCGTTTTTTTCGGCTAGCGCGACGTCCGCCTCGCGTTTGTTCATTGTACATTGTTCATTGTACATTGTTCATTGTACATTGTTCATTGTACATTGTTCATTGTACATTGTAAAGAAATACTGCCGAAAAACAGGGTTCTGAAAAAATGCAAACTAGAACGGAAAAATGGGGCAAAAACGACCTTTCGGAGGACCCCTATCGATTTTAGGATGCAACGGAGGCTGTTTTACGATGCAACTCATGCTGTTTTACCATGCAAAACAGGCTCCGTTGCAGTGTAACTCAGGCTCCGTTACAACCTAAACGAATATTCGATTGCGTTCTAAATCTTTACACTTTTCGAGCTAATTTCGCAACTCTCTCATTTTCAGTCGTTTACGAACTCTCTCATATTTCGCCTGTACGCACAGAAAAAATTTTTGGCTCAGAATTTTTAAATCTCAGAGGCGCTATTGTTAAGATTATTCGTTAATTAAGTATAAAAGACTTGTCATGGATGACTAACGAACAAAAATTAGTTGTATATTTGCAACGATATTAAACTTCAACCATTTATGAGAAAATATCTGCATGCACATATATTTGATTCAAACATATGAAAAGGTAAAAATGTTGGCGATGAAAAAAAAACTTATAGTATATTTAATAATACTGCTAAACCTCTTATCTTGTGATGCTTCATACCCTCTTCTTGTTGAAGGCAGGTCAAAGTATAATTTATCAGAAGATTGTGGTGTTGTTGATATATATGGTACTTCAGCTTTAAGCGATTGGGTTGAAATGGATATAGACGGGAACTTCGTAGTTTTTCCAGATTCTTTAAGGTTGTCACATTCTTATAGTTCTGATTCGGACTTAAAAATGTATTTTTATCTTAATGACAATCTGATAGACAAGAATCATTCCTTTTCTGTTTGCGGTAGGGAACAGTTGAAAATTAGAATCTCTGCCAAGATGCCTTTGCATTGGGGTAATGTGGGAGTAATAAAACTTTTCCCGTCCAATTTTATCCTGTGTGGTGATAAGCCTGTCATTTCAGATACGATAAGTATTGTTCGCAAGTCAAGAAGATCATTATGAAAAGAACAAAGAAAATAGTAGGACTATCGTTATTTGTATTAATGGTTTTAAGTACATCAGTCTCTTGTATTATGGATAAGCAGATAAATATTTATGTGAAGAACTGTACAAAAGACTCCTTACTAATAAAAGTAACTAGGACAGATACTCTTGTTGATTGGCAATTTTGGCCCATTGAAGATGCACACCCTATGTCACAATATGATACAAGAGTATTCGATGATGCATTTCATTTAGCCGTTGCCGGTAGCCTGGTTTTACCTGACTCTATGATAACCATGGATCCATGTATATTGCAGCTGTTTGATTCTTGCTACATTTATGCTGTTAAGTATAGTGTAGCCAGAAAATATTCTATAGATGATATTCGTGCGAAGAAACTCTATGATAGGCAGGTAGTGACAAAGAGAGACTTCCATGACTGGCTGTTTGAATATAAATATGTACGTCCCTCAGGAAACTATTAGTCCTTCTAATTAGGAACAAGTCAGCGGGACAATCTAACAAATACTCTTTTCTTAAAGGTGTATAAATCTCCATGTCTATGAACGAGCGAAGTCAAGGTCAAAAGGGAATCCGTCATGCGATGTCGCATGGTGGTGGTGCGATAAGCATATGAAGCAGGCTCTTGGCTAGTCCAAGAGAATCTTTTAATAAAAAGAATGGCAAACGTATCTGTTTGCCATTCTTTTGTTTATTTAAAATAAATATCGTACCTTTGCACCCATGAAAATACTCATTACGGGAGCCAGTGGATTCATTGGCTCGTTTATTGTGGAGGAGGCTCTTCGTCAGGGAATGGAGACGTGGGCGGCCGTCAGAGGGAGTAGCAAGAAGGACTTCCTGCAGGACGAGCGCATCCATTTCATTGAATTAAACCTGAGTAACCAGGTACAGTTGGAAGAGCAGTTGAAGGACCATCAGTTTGACTATGTGGTGCATGCCGCTGGCGTGACGAAATGTCTGAATACGGCCGACTTCTATCGCATCAATACGGAGGGAACGAAGAACCTGGTGCGTGCGCTGATTAGTCTGAAGATGCCCTTGAAGCGCTTTGTCTATTTGAGCTCGCTCAGCATCTTTGGCGCTATCCACGAAAAGCAACCCTATAAGGAGATTCGAGAGAACGATACCCCACGCCCCAACACGGAGTATGGCAAGAGTAAGCTGGAGGCCGAGCAGTGGCTTGACTCGCTCGAAGAGGAGTCGGAATTCCCTTATGTCATCCTGCGCCCCACAGGTGTCTATGGTCCACGTGAGCGCGACTATTTCCTGATGGCGAAGAGTATTAAGCAGCACTCTGACTTTGCTGTGGGCTTTAAACAGCAGGACATCACCTTTGTCTATGTGCTCGACGTGGTGCAGGCTGTCTTTCTGGCTTGCGAGAAGGGTCAGACAGGACGAAAGTACTTCCTCAGCGATGGCGAGGTGTATCAGTCGGCCACCTTCTCAAACCTCATCCGTAAGGAGTTGGGCAACCCTTGGTGGATTCGCATTACGGCGCCTATATGGCTGTTGCGCATCATCACCTTCCTGGGCGATAAGTGGGGACACCTCACAGGCAAGATATCGGCATTGAACAACGATAAGTATCATATCCTGAAGCAGCGCAACTGGCGTTGCGACATAGAACCTGCCCGACGTGAGTTGGGCTATGAACCTAAGTACACACTGGAGCAGGGCGTGCCCCTGACCATTAAATGGTATCAAGAGAACGGATGGCTGTAAAGACTAAACGCGGACTGATGGCGGCGGAATGGGCAACGATGGCCTATACGCTGTTTACAACGATTTTTATTTTAGTAACTTATGTCAGACTGACCAACCCTGGCGACATGCTGATGCTCAGGGCACAGGCGGTGGTATTGACACTGGCGTTGTGGGGCGTCTATCGTCTCTGTCCCAGTAAGCTCACCATGCTCTTCCGTGTCACGGGTCAGTTGCTGTTGCTGTCGTGGTGGTATTCCGATACCTACGAGATGAACCGCATCTTCATGAACCTCGACCATGTGTTCGCGGGTTATGAGCAATCGCTCTTCGGCTTTCAGCCGTCGCTGTCGTTCAGTCAGGTGTTTTCGCACCCCATCTTCAGTGAACTCCTGTCCATGGGCTATGTCTGCTACTTCCCATTGTTCGTGGGCATCACCATCTATTATTTCTTCTGTCGTTACGAGTATTTTGAACGTACGGTCTTCATCATTATGACCTCGTTCTTCCTCTTTTATCTCATTTTTATCTTTGTGCCTGTGGCTGGTCCGCAGTTCTATTTCAAGGCAGTGGGTGTCGACCAGATTGCGCAGGGTATCTTTCCGAATATCGGTGACTATTTCAACAAGATACAGTTTGACGTGCACAACCGTGACTTTATCACGCCTATCCCTGGTTGGGAGGATGGCTTGATGTACAAGGCTCTGATTATGACTCACGATGCAGGTGAGCGCCCCACGGCGGCCTTCCCCAGCAGTCATGTGGGCATCGCTACGGTGGT from the Prevotella sp. E15-22 genome contains:
- a CDS encoding sodium:solute symporter, which encodes MIIKVLLTIIFLVVMVGVGLYSRKQASSVDGFVLGGRSVGPWLTAFAFGTSYFSAVVFVGYAGQFGWKYGLSSTWIGVGNAVIGSLLAWILLGRRTKLMTQHIESRTMPDFFGTRFQSQGLRVVASVIAFVFLIPYTAGVYKGISTLFEMGFGIPYEYCVVIMAILTAVYVILGGYKATAMNDFIQGIIMLFGIVAVIVAVLVNNGGFVEAVSKLAAVPADAPVGGDSVAANMEGVFASWFGPDPWGLLGVVVLTSLGTMGLPQMVGKFYSITDESAIKRGTIISTVFAFIVAGGCYFLGGFGRLYDPVIGANGKIAFDSIVPAMLVTLPDVLIALVVLLVLSASMSTLASLVLTSSSTMTLDLIYRDKKSLDGEVEEGAIDDVVAEKIERRKVVIMRVLIVFFIAISLLIALNPPTFIAQLMGISWGALAGAFLAPFMLGLYWRGVTTASVWACFAWGVGLTVVNMLIGNPINPINCGAIAMLGGFPVVFLVSLLTPKLPQKDVNQIFLCYKK
- a CDS encoding phosphatase PAP2 family protein; translated protein: MAVKTKRGLMAAEWATMAYTLFTTIFILVTYVRLTNPGDMLMLRAQAVVLTLALWGVYRLCPSKLTMLFRVTGQLLLLSWWYSDTYEMNRIFMNLDHVFAGYEQSLFGFQPSLSFSQVFSHPIFSELLSMGYVCYFPLFVGITIYYFFCRYEYFERTVFIIMTSFFLFYLIFIFVPVAGPQFYFKAVGVDQIAQGIFPNIGDYFNKIQFDVHNRDFITPIPGWEDGLMYKALIMTHDAGERPTAAFPSSHVGIATVVMWLAWECKNRKVFYICLPFAVLLFFGTFYIMAHYAIDAIAGIFFGTFFYFSLKWAYNACRL
- a CDS encoding OprO/OprP family phosphate-selective porin, producing the protein MKKQTWMTATLAVAMAVFSSTAAMGQQRSDADIDWMKDFTSRITLNGYAQAGWSYQDPSGQKTNSYNLKRTLLWAKARITDRWSFLFMHDFSSVPQEFYTDYRVTKNNALTVRFGQFKHSYTMENPMSPTQLELIDVYSQAVLYLAGEGPDPLNGVNYGRDQGLMVFGDLFKNTLHYELALMSGQGINRKDQNNQKDLIAKLELRPIDGLRVVGSGYLGTGNAVDSAAWNTIRKGQNYKRNRYSVGAEYKTSAYCPGQYKEARPASIRAEWLGGKDGDVNSRGGYVTTCIPVYDALDVVASGETFDRNTKVAGWDQTNLTLGLQYWFYKKCRVQLQYTRCLCGEQISSKDYNWLQAQVQVAF
- a CDS encoding DUF2264 domain-containing protein — its product is MKRILLLLITFCALSAMMPVNAKKKTTKQLSDREYWCQEAWKMAQPVLENMAKGELQKNMKTEFSPSFDSRNRKVVYMETFGRLMAGIAPWLALPEDNTAEGQQRRQLKEWALASYKNSVDPESADYLCWGAAGQNLVDAAYIAESFIRGYDALWMPLDQVTKDRYINEFKKLRSIEPPYTNWLLFSSVIESFIAKAAGLKEYDDFRVMMTIRKMEEWYVGDGWYADGPHFAFDYYSSYVFHSMYLETLQNMIDAKANTRLEYKKYYERALKRAQKLSIVLERFISPEGTFPVFGRSIPYRMAALQPLALTAWYQKLPKELSNGQVRAALTQTMHRMYDQQKNYNDAGFLTIGFCGHQPEVADWYTNNGSLYLTSLSLMPLGLPADHDFWTCKAEPWTQVKAWNGQPFPKDHRWADDIQTKDRW
- a CDS encoding NAD(P)-dependent oxidoreductase encodes the protein MKILITGASGFIGSFIVEEALRQGMETWAAVRGSSKKDFLQDERIHFIELNLSNQVQLEEQLKDHQFDYVVHAAGVTKCLNTADFYRINTEGTKNLVRALISLKMPLKRFVYLSSLSIFGAIHEKQPYKEIRENDTPRPNTEYGKSKLEAEQWLDSLEEESEFPYVILRPTGVYGPRERDYFLMAKSIKQHSDFAVGFKQQDITFVYVLDVVQAVFLACEKGQTGRKYFLSDGEVYQSATFSNLIRKELGNPWWIRITAPIWLLRIITFLGDKWGHLTGKISALNNDKYHILKQRNWRCDIEPARRELGYEPKYTLEQGVPLTIKWYQENGWL